Proteins found in one Tamandua tetradactyla isolate mTamTet1 chromosome 3, mTamTet1.pri, whole genome shotgun sequence genomic segment:
- the LOC143675675 gene encoding uncharacterized protein LOC143675675, whose protein sequence is MAKAKAKWGAPRWPKTPGLKSRPWKVGDGPGGPCRGSYAQGCRPGRGVGVPERLLPPRGTPPGPDAAGRKVGPPNLQHPHFLLLLLLLLRGLRQVSGGGKGPLGVGDPDRYSGRAAAPAPLENGLRALAPPPRRRRKAPSLSFPKEWAPGAFRSDGHPRLGRRAARGQAGVGVPQGRRLRGRLETVRGRASLHFRRTRARGAGAGVADGGAGGGAQAAAQAEPPEAARGGRGRRAGGAGWVLAPRPPLRRPRDPSWFLGDAASERDQLWSALLRAAGSDPSPAGDPLPPLPAAPGQVGPRGASGARARARGGGAGRPRWGAGPDDLAVSQDPGPGPECEAPPEVFRVGPRAFLWTPLPPAPGAAGGLARSSSLPCAAGRHPGSLSVSSASSPCLHPTPEPPADPSAEELPSGEEPPALESCPMCQAPFGSTMSQLDVDGHLAQCLLKAPRTWHGEVEPMDTACLALISPLICPCVHMAWLSVHHGCCVEMCPLKVPVGHRGRVSYVGSFLTSARGHRSLRLRSDALREPLAQPSRTAETQTGLQLVASTWKLCIYFLFHRLPESIRITFSVVINIPASPSPCWDLRLQTCFLESIISGACTGHLIPSCVPFCLLLHHQPECNRWHRVGDVSWCHRDGDLLPTPSLVVSGIWRERSGGSFSTKAVVVKLCAAPSLGGRGPGVGGGVYTVACAL, encoded by the exons ATGGCGAAGGCCAAAGCAAAATGGGGCGCCCCTCGCTGGCCCAAGACTCCAGGGCTCAA ATCCAGGCCCTGGAAGGTTGGAGATGGCCCCGGAGGCCCCTGCAGGGGCAGCTATGCCCAGGGCTGCAGGCCCGGGAGGGGCGTGGGTGTGCCTGAGCGTCTGCTGCCACCGCGTG GGACTCCGCCAGGGCCGGACGCCGCGGGGCGGAAAGTGGGGCCCCCGAACCTCCAGCACCCCCATtttctgctcctcctcctcctcctcctccgagGCCTACGGCAGGTCTCCGGAGGAGGGAAGGGGCCCCTGGGGGTGGGAGATCCCGACCGCTATTCTGGGAGGGCAGCCGCCCCCGCCCCTCTGGAAAATGGCCTCCGCGCCCTTGCCCCGCCTCCGCGGCGGCGACGGAAGGcgcccagcctcagtttccccaaagaGTGGGCTCCGGGGGCCTTCCGCTCCGACGGCCACCCGCGCCTGGGGCGCAGGGCGGCGAGGGGCCAGGCTGGGGTAGGCGTCCCCCAGGGTCGGCGTCTCCGCGGGCGGCTGGAGACCGTGCGGGGGCGGGCCTCCCTCCACTTCCGCCGGACGCGTgcgcgcggggcgggggcgggggtggccGATGGAGGCGCCGGGGGCGGTGCGCAGGCCGCGGCCCAGGCTGAGCCGCCTGAGGCCGCCCGCGGGGGACGGGGGAGACGGGCCGGGGGCGCGGGCTGGGTGCTCGCCCCACGCCCCCCACTCAG GCGCCCTCGGGACCCGTCGTGGTTCCTCGGCGACGCCGCGAGCGAGCGGGACCAGCTGTGGAGCGCGCTGCTGCGCGCCGCGGGCTCCGACCCGAGCCCGGCGGGAGACCCGCTGCCGCCGCTGCCCGCCGCGCCAGGCCAGGTGGGGCCACGTGGGGCCTCCGGGGCGAGGGCGCGAGCCCGAGGCGGCGGGGCGGGCAGGCCGCGGTGGGGGGCGGGCCCCGACGACCTAGCCGTTTCGCAGGATCCCGGGCCCGGCCCGGAGTGCGAGGCACCCCCGGAAGTCTTCAGGGTGGGTCCCCGGGCCTTTCTCTGGACGCCCCTGCCCCCGGCTCCAGGGGCCGCAGGGGGCCTGGCCCGCTCCTCCTCGCTGCCTTGCGCGGCGGGGCGGCACCCGGGGTCCCTGTCGGTGTCTTCGGCTTCGTCGCCCTGCCTTCACCCCACGCCTGAGCCGCCCGCAGACCCCAGTGCCGAGGAGCTGCCGTCGGGGGAGGAGCCGCCGGCCCTGGAGAGCTGTCCCATGTGCCAGGCCCCCTTCGGGTCCAC GATGTCCCAGCTGGATGTTGATGGCCACCTTGCTCAGTGCTTGCTGAAAGCGCCGAGGACATGGCATGGTGAAGTGGAGCCCATGGACACCGCCTGCCTGGCTCTCATCTCTCCCCTCATCTGTCCCTGTGTCCACATGGCCTGGCTCTCTGTGCACCATGGCTGTTGCGTGGAGATGTGTCCATTAAAGGTGCCTGTTGGACACAGAGGTCGTGTGTCTTACGTTGGGTCCTTTCTCACGTCTGCCCGAGGGCACAGGAGCCTCCGGCTGCGATCAGACGCACTG AGGGAACCCCTCGCCCAGCCTTCGAGGACTGCAGAGACACAGACTGGTCTGCAGCTAGTTGCCAGT ACCTGGAAGCTCTGCATCTATTTCTTGTTTCACCGGTTACCTGAAAGCATTCGCATCACATTTTCGGTTGTAATCAATATCCCAGCATCTCCCTCACCCTGCTGGGATCTCAGGCTGCAGACCTG CTTTCTGGAGAGCATCATCAGCGGTGCTTGCACGGGCCATCTGATTCCTTCATGTGTTCCCTTCTGTCTCCTGCTTCACCACCAGCCAGAGTGCAACAG GTGGCATCGGGTTGGAGACGTGAGCTGGTGTCATCGAGACGGTGACTTACTGCCAACTCCTTCCCTTGTCGTTTCGGGAATTTGGAGAGAAAGGAGCGGGGGATCCTTTTCCACCAAGGCTGTTGTGGTCAAGCTCTGTGCCGCTCCCTCTTTGGGTGGCCggggtcctggggtggggggtggggtctaCACTGTGGCCTGCGCTCTCTGA